Proteins encoded by one window of Ulvibacter sp. MAR_2010_11:
- a CDS encoding amino acid permease, translating to MGKEPQKIGLITTTSLVVGNMIGVGIFVLPAALAAYGSISLLGWVFTAAGALILAKIFSNFSVLVVNKSGGPYTFVRAGFGDFLGFLIAWGYWISCWVSNGAIAIAIVGALSFFFPELTTSPILSVSLGLFFIWFFTWINSRGVKTSGQVQVVTTVLKILPLLFVILLGIFFFDIANFPKFNLTGESDFATVATVATLTLYAFLGIECATIPAENVENPEVTVPRATMYGTIITTSLYILGTIVLFGILPIDILKNSPAPFAEAANLIGGEYSGYFVAIGVIISGLGVLNGWILVTGQVPLATAKDNLFPRIFKRENKKGAPIFGLIIGSVLSSIVMLMNFTEGLVDQFTFIAEITVFSVLIPYVFTAAAYALVLIQKKLHANSWVKTFVLAGLGFAYSVWAVYGSGRDTVFYGFILLLLGVPFYIMMKWNQKNKL from the coding sequence ATGGGGAAAGAACCGCAAAAAATAGGACTAATAACAACGACCTCTCTAGTAGTGGGAAATATGATTGGCGTTGGAATTTTTGTACTGCCTGCGGCCTTAGCTGCTTATGGAAGCATTAGTCTTCTGGGTTGGGTGTTTACAGCTGCCGGAGCACTGATTCTGGCAAAAATATTTAGCAATTTTAGTGTGCTAGTCGTTAATAAAAGTGGGGGTCCATACACCTTTGTGCGTGCCGGGTTTGGCGATTTTTTGGGCTTCTTAATCGCCTGGGGATATTGGATTTCTTGTTGGGTAAGTAACGGAGCTATTGCAATTGCAATAGTGGGTGCCTTGAGTTTTTTCTTCCCCGAATTAACAACTAGTCCTATTTTATCTGTAAGTCTTGGGTTGTTTTTTATTTGGTTCTTTACCTGGATAAATTCTCGAGGGGTAAAAACATCGGGGCAGGTACAGGTGGTAACAACAGTTTTAAAAATTTTACCGCTGCTTTTTGTCATCTTACTGGGAATCTTCTTTTTTGACATCGCAAATTTTCCGAAATTTAATTTAACGGGGGAAAGTGATTTTGCAACTGTTGCTACAGTGGCCACTTTAACTTTATATGCTTTTTTAGGTATTGAATGTGCTACCATCCCCGCAGAGAATGTTGAGAATCCCGAGGTGACTGTTCCAAGAGCAACTATGTATGGAACCATTATTACAACCAGTTTGTATATATTGGGTACCATTGTTTTATTCGGAATTTTACCGATTGATATACTTAAAAATTCGCCTGCTCCTTTTGCTGAAGCCGCCAATTTAATTGGAGGAGAATACTCAGGCTACTTTGTCGCTATTGGAGTGATTATTTCAGGTTTAGGAGTGTTAAATGGCTGGATTTTAGTTACAGGTCAGGTGCCTTTAGCCACTGCAAAAGATAATTTATTCCCTCGAATATTTAAGCGAGAAAATAAAAAGGGGGCTCCTATTTTTGGGCTCATTATAGGCAGCGTTTTATCTTCTATTGTCATGCTTATGAATTTCACGGAAGGCTTAGTAGATCAGTTCACTTTTATAGCTGAAATAACTGTTTTTTCAGTCTTGATACCCTATGTATTTACAGCCGCGGCGTATGCCTTGGTTTTAATTCAGAAAAAATTACACGCCAATAGTTGGGTTAAAACTTTTGTGCTAGCCGGTTTAGGATTTGCGTATTCGGTATGGGCCGTTTATGGCTCCGGAAGGGATACGGTCTTTTATGGTTTTATATTACTTTTACTTGGTGTTCCTTTTTATATCATGATGAAATGGAATCAAAAAAATAAGTTATGA
- a CDS encoding dimethylarginine dimethylaminohydrolase family protein, which yields MTTHHSEFLKLESVFIKPAKNAFVSDQLLEKQWRDLNYLSQPYFRQANEEYNLFETTLKNAAVQIHHFPKDESLSIDSIYCRDAAIATDFGMILCNMGKPGRVKEPTAQKQVYLDNSIPVLGEITAPGTLEGGDVAWLDEKTLAVGHTYRTNEAGIAQLKALLEPKGIEIIVAELPHYKGKSDVFHLMSILSPVAKDLAVVYSPLMPIKFRNELLNRGFQLVEVPEAEFDSMGCNVLAIAPRKCIMVAGNPVTQKALEAAGCEVIAYEGEHISVKGGGGPTCLTRPMLRSF from the coding sequence ATGACCACACACCATTCAGAATTTTTAAAATTGGAATCGGTTTTTATCAAGCCGGCTAAGAACGCCTTCGTTTCAGATCAATTACTCGAAAAACAATGGCGGGATTTGAATTATTTGTCTCAGCCCTATTTCCGGCAGGCGAACGAAGAATACAATTTGTTTGAAACAACCCTGAAAAATGCGGCTGTCCAAATACATCATTTTCCAAAAGATGAAAGTCTCTCCATCGATTCTATTTATTGCAGGGATGCTGCTATTGCAACCGATTTCGGGATGATTCTCTGCAATATGGGAAAGCCGGGCAGAGTAAAAGAACCGACTGCCCAAAAGCAGGTGTATTTAGACAATAGCATCCCCGTTTTAGGCGAAATTACTGCGCCGGGAACGCTGGAAGGAGGCGATGTGGCATGGTTGGATGAAAAAACCTTAGCCGTGGGTCATACCTATAGAACCAACGAAGCCGGAATTGCTCAACTAAAAGCACTTTTGGAGCCCAAAGGAATTGAAATAATTGTAGCCGAATTGCCTCACTATAAGGGAAAGTCGGATGTGTTTCATCTTATGTCGATTTTAAGTCCGGTGGCCAAAGATCTCGCTGTGGTTTATTCACCGCTCATGCCTATTAAATTCAGGAATGAATTGCTCAATAGAGGGTTTCAACTTGTTGAGGTTCCCGAAGCCGAATTCGATTCGATGGGCTGTAATGTGTTGGCAATCGCCCCCCGAAAGTGTATTATGGTGGCGGGAAATCCAGTCACTCAAAAAGCGCTTGAAGCTGCAGGTTGTGAGGTAATCGCCTATGAAGGGGAACACATTAGTGTAAAAGGCGGCGGCGGACCAACCTGTTTAACCCGACCTATGTTGCGGAGCTTCTAA